GTCCTCGACGAGCCGAGCGTCGGCCTGCACCAGCGGGACAACCGCCGGCTGATCAACACGCTGATCCGCCTGCGGGACCTCGGAAACACGATCATCGTGGTCGAGCACGACGAGGAGACGATTCGCGCGGCGGACTGGATCGTCGACATCGGCCCCGGCGCCGGGGCGCACGGCGGCCGGGTCGTGGCCTCCGGGCCGCTCGCGACGATCCTCCGGACGCCCGCGTCGGTGACAGGCCAGTATCTCACCGGGGCCCGCCGGATTCCGATCCCGGCCAAACGGCGCGCCGGCACCGGCGGCGCGATCGTGATCCGCGGCGCGCGCGAGCACAACCTCCGCGGGATCGACGTCCGGCTGCCGCTCGGCAAGTTCGTCTGCGTCACCGGGGTCTCCGGCTCGGGCAAATCGACCCTGATCGACGACATCCTCTACCGCTCGCTGGCACACCGGCTGCACGGCGCGCGCGGCCGCGCCGGCGCGCACGACCGCATCGACGGGCTCGACCTCGTCGACAAGGTCATCAACATCGACCAGTCCCCGATCGGCCGCACGCCGCGCAGCAACCCGGCGACCTACACGAAGACATTCGACCTGATCCGGGAGCTGTTCGCGACAACGCCCGACGCGCGGGTGCGCGGGTACAAGCAGGGCCGCTTCTCGTTCAACGTCCGGGGCGGCCGCTGCGACGCCTGCGAAGGCGACGGCATCGTGCGGATCGAGATGCACTTCCTGCCGGACGTGTACGTGCCGTGCGACGTCTGCAAAGGCCAGCGGTACAACCGGGAGACGCTGGAGGTCAAGTACAAGGGCCGGTCGATCGCCGACGTGCTGGACATGACGGTCGACGAGGGCATCGCGTTCTTCGACGCGATCCCGCGGATCCGGCGGAAGCTCCGAACGCTCGCCGACGTGGGGCTCGGCTATGTCAAACTGGGGCAGCCGGCGACGACCCTGTCCGGCGGCGAGGCCCAGCGCGTGAAGCTGAGCACGGAGCTGTCGCGGCGGGACACCGGCCAGACGGTCTACATTCTCGACGAGCCGACGGTCGGGCTGCACTTCGCGGACGTGCACCGGCTGCTCGAGGTGCTGCACCGGCTGGTCGACGCGGGCAACACGGTGATCGTTATCGAACACAACCTCGACGTGATCAAGACCGCCGACTGGATCGTCGACCTCGGACCGGAGGGCGGCGAGTTCGGCGGGACGGTGGTCGCGGAGGGGACGCCGGAGGACGTGGCGCAGGTGGCCGCATCCTACACCGGCCAATATCTGCGGCCGGTGCTGCGGGAAGCCGCGGCGGCGGCGGGTGCGTCGCGAAGCGGCGCGCGGGCCGGCTCCAACGGACGGGGCAGACTGATCGCCGGCGGAGCGACCAACGGGCGCGCCGCGGCGCGCGGCGTGGTGAAGGCGGCCCGCAGGCACAAGACCTCATAGGGGAGGACGGCATGGCGACGCAGCAGGTCGTGCTCTGGATGGAAGGCGAGCAGGGACCGCGGTTCGCCCTCGATACGGCCGGGATCGAGCGGGCCGGCGGAGTGACGCGGTTCGTCGCGTGCAAGACCGACGCCGAGCGGGTCGAGGCCGTGGCCCGCGCGCGCATCCTGGTCGCCGCCCACACGAAGATCACCGAGGATCTGTACCGGGCGGGGCCGCGGTTGGCCGGCGTAATCCGCACCGGCATCGGCCTCGACACCGTGGATATCCCGGCCGCGACGCGCCACGGGGTCTGCATCGCCCACGTGCCGGATTTCTGCTACGACGAGGTCGCCGACTCGACCTGGACGCTGCTGCTCGCGGTGGCGCGGAAACTGCCCGAAGGCGGCCGCCGCGTCCGGAGCGGCGAGTGGGTCCCGAACAACCTGCTGCCCGTGCACTCGCTGCGCGGCCGCACGCTCGGCCTCGTGGCGTTCGGGCACATCGGCCGCAAGGTGGCGGAGCGCGGACGGGCGTTCGGCATGCGGATCATCGCGGCGGATCCGTACGTGGACGAGGCCGCGATGGCCAAGGACGGCGTGGAGAAGGTCTCGTTCGAGGATCTGCTCGGCCGCGCCGACGTCGTCTCGCTGCACACGCCGCTCACGCCGGAGACGCGCGGCCTCATGAACGCGGCGGCGTTCGCCCGGATGAAGCCGGGGGCGATCTTGATCAACACGTCCCGCGGCCCCGTGGTCGACGAGCCCGCCCTGATCGAGGCGCTGCGGGCCGGACGCCTCGCCGGCGCCGGGCTCGACGTGCTCGCCGCCGAGCCGCCGGCCAAGGATAATCCGCTGTTTGCGATGGAAAACGTCGTGCTGACGCCGCACTCCTCGTCCACGACCGTTGAAGCGCTCGAGGACCTCGCGCGCAAGG
The DNA window shown above is from bacterium and carries:
- a CDS encoding C-terminal binding protein, giving the protein MATQQVVLWMEGEQGPRFALDTAGIERAGGVTRFVACKTDAERVEAVARARILVAAHTKITEDLYRAGPRLAGVIRTGIGLDTVDIPAATRHGVCIAHVPDFCYDEVADSTWTLLLAVARKLPEGGRRVRSGEWVPNNLLPVHSLRGRTLGLVAFGHIGRKVAERGRAFGMRIIAADPYVDEAAMAKDGVEKVSFEDLLGRADVVSLHTPLTPETRGLMNAAAFARMKPGAILINTSRGPVVDEPALIEALRAGRLAGAGLDVLAAEPPAKDNPLFAMENVVLTPHSSSTTVEALEDLARKVSMQVVQMLRGEWPTYLANRAVQTRADARLTAGRVAPSGRGGAAS